In the Actinomycetota bacterium genome, one interval contains:
- a CDS encoding addiction module protein, whose protein sequence is MSNTAHSFDFDALSVPERIQLVEDLWDSIAASEDDVPVTAAQRDELDRRIEAHRLNPQPATPWSEARACIEERLRGCL, encoded by the coding sequence ATGAGCAATACAGCACACAGCTTCGACTTCGACGCACTCTCGGTTCCCGAGCGCATCCAGCTTGTTGAGGATCTGTGGGACAGCATCGCCGCATCTGAGGATGACGTTCCCGTGACTGCGGCACAGCGCGATGAACTCGACCGCCGAATCGAGGCCCACAGACTCAATCCGCAGCCCGCCACCCCGTGGAGTGAGGCTCGCGCATGCATCGAGGAGCGACTCCGGGGTTGCTTGTGA
- a CDS encoding type II toxin-antitoxin system RelE/ParE family toxin, with the protein MHRGATPGLLVSFELDVWQEAQDDIADAAAWYSDKSPALGSQFLDMVEQCLAHVETQPARFPVVHGDARRALLGRFPYGLFFFIDERFVRVVACMHARQDPGRWQDRLRGDR; encoded by the coding sequence ATGCATCGAGGAGCGACTCCGGGGTTGCTTGTGAGCTTCGAGCTTGATGTCTGGCAAGAGGCCCAAGACGACATCGCGGACGCCGCCGCCTGGTACAGCGACAAGTCCCCTGCCTTGGGGTCGCAGTTCCTCGACATGGTCGAACAATGCCTGGCCCATGTGGAGACCCAGCCAGCACGCTTCCCTGTAGTCCATGGTGATGCACGACGCGCTTTGCTCGGACGCTTCCCATACGGCCTCTTCTTCTTCATCGACGAGCGGTTCGTCAGGGTCGTTGCCTGCATGCACGCGCGCCAGGATCCAGGCAGGTGGCAGGATCGCTTGCGCGGTGATCGCTAA